GTTGCCTCTTCGAGTAGGATTGATGAAGGCTGTATGATTTACCCTTTCGTAAATATTGATGCAAATGTGTGGGTGAAAGCAGGAGCTGTGCTGCATAATTCCGTAATCGTATCGCACGATTCCACAATTGGAGCATGTGCTTACCTTTCGCCGGGAGCCGTAATATCCGGAAATGTTATTGTTGGCGATACTACTTTTATTGGGAGTGGATGTGTGGTAGCAAACGGTGTAGAAATCGGTAACAATTGCAGAATTGGGATTGGCTCGGTTGTCACTAAATCATTGCCCGATAATACCCATGCCATTGGAAATCCCTTACACATATTGCATCAACCCCTTCATTTAGGTTAAATTGAAAGTAGTAATTCTACAATCCAACTATATTCCCTGGAAAGGTTATTTTGACCTGATTCACGATGCGGATGTATTTGTGTTTTATGACGAAGTGCAGTACACCAAAAACGACTGGCGTAACCGAAATAAAATCTATACCAAGAATGGATTGCAATGGTTAACGATTCCGATATCAGCGGAAGCAACGAAACAAAAAATAAGTGAAGTGAAATTAAACTCAAACTGGCAAAAATTACATTTCAAAACGCTTCAAAATGGATATCAATCCGCCCCTTTTTATTTTCAACTGGAAGAATTAATGGAAGATTATTTGGTGAAAAATAATTGGCAAACACTCAGCGAACTAAATCAATATTTGATAACAAGAATTAGCAGTAAAATTGGAATACACACACAGTTCAAAAATTCAGTTGATTTTAATCTGGAAGGAAATAGGGTGGAGCGTTTGCTTTCCTTGTTGCAACGGTTGGGAGCAAACGAATATATAACAGGACCTGGTGCATCAATATATTTAGCAGATTATTCAACACTATTTTCTTCAAATAATATTTTGTTGACCTTTAAAAAGTATCCGGATTATAAGCCTTACAAACAATTTGAACAACCATTTGCTTCACCTGTTTCAATTCTCGATTTAATTGCACATGTTTCTTATGATAAAATTAATGAGCATATTTGGGAAAGCTGAGTATTGGTTTTGCGCAATTAAATTGGGTGGAACACTCAAATGAAGTCACACATGGAGCTATCAATAGTTGCTACAATTTATAACGATGCTGCTTTGGTGCAGTCACTTTGTGAGCAGATATGCATGCATGTGAACCCAATGCAAGTTGAGTATGAAATTATTTTGGTGAACGATGGAAGCAACGATAAGAGTGGAAGTGAAGTTGAAAGAATGTCGGAGCACTACCCGCACGTAAAAGGAATTGGCCTAAGCCGTAATTATGGTCAGCAAATAGCCATGAGCGCCGGAATGGAATGTGCCAAAGGTAATTTTGTACTAATTATGGACGGAGATTTACAAAACCCTCCCGATCAAATTCCTGCATTGTATCAGCGTATTAAAGAAGGATATGATCTTGTGTATACGACATCAACAACACGTAATTCATGGTCTGACAAGTTTAGTTCTGCTGTTTTTTGGTGGACTTTAGCGAAGATTTTTAAAGTTAAAGTTGTTCCCCATCAGCTCATGATGAAAATTATGACAAAGGATTTTTTGAATCATTTTAACTCTTATCGCGAGCGCTGTCGAACTGTTGTTGGAATTGT
The sequence above is a segment of the Bacteroidota bacterium genome. Coding sequences within it:
- a CDS encoding glycosyltransferase family 2 protein produces the protein MELSIVATIYNDAALVQSLCEQICMHVNPMQVEYEIILVNDGSNDKSGSEVERMSEHYPHVKGIGLSRNYGQQIAMSAGMECAKGNFVLIMDGDLQNPPDQIPALYQRIKEGYDLVYTTSTTRNSWSDKFSSAVFWWTLAKIFKVKVVPHQLMMKIMTKDFLNHFNSYRERCRTVVGIVNDIGFTSSVIKVENEKRKVGRSHYGFFTRFALMLDLLISFSKAPLNAAIYVGLFTFIATSIASIYKLYQYFYWHILPGYTSTILAIFFFGSLNLLVLGFIGRYVANIYTEVQQRPLYHIQKKIKL
- a CDS encoding WbqC family protein, translated to MKVVILQSNYIPWKGYFDLIHDADVFVFYDEVQYTKNDWRNRNKIYTKNGLQWLTIPISAEATKQKISEVKLNSNWQKLHFKTLQNGYQSAPFYFQLEELMEDYLVKNNWQTLSELNQYLITRISSKIGIHTQFKNSVDFNLEGNRVERLLSLLQRLGANEYITGPGASIYLADYSTLFSSNNILLTFKKYPDYKPYKQFEQPFASPVSILDLIAHVSYDKINEHIWES
- a CDS encoding acetyltransferase → MKVGYIGFGDFGKQIQHFISEVHSVEKVVYFDDALAESNIGEAFSDYLKEAYADFSFYVGLGYLHLQKRNEIVQSILQQHRKLPQFIHPRSFVASSSRIDEGCMIYPFVNIDANVWVKAGAVLHNSVIVSHDSTIGACAYLSPGAVISGNVIVGDTTFIGSGCVVANGVEIGNNCRIGIGSVVTKSLPDNTHAIGNPLHILHQPLHLG